A window from Drosophila nasuta strain 15112-1781.00 chromosome 3, ASM2355853v1, whole genome shotgun sequence encodes these proteins:
- the LOC132792952 gene encoding uncharacterized protein LOC132792952: MIFKAFSLVGIIVVFLFLFGNDAKRMWDYEIIWVETYSSDPEKQSLDFNIKQNRLGEVFFDGYIFYNYNVANGTMVEVRAWRSPTGNENEYKTVPYLIPKQTYDKFMKSYYNDLLYKNLCNCSTLPEPENIYPWKNDNYTFSGCIVQPKGFPDIAPQGYYKANFSVTGEVNWGFVGVAKIFDKFMP; encoded by the exons atgattttcaagGCGTTTAGTTTAGTCGGTATAATCGTTGTATTCCTATTCCTGTTTGGAAATGATGCtaag CGCATGTGggattatgaaattatttggGTTGAGACCTATTCCTCGGATCCAGAAAAACAATCACTAGATTtcaacataaaacaaaatcgTCTGGGTGAAGTCTTCTTTGACggatatattttttataattataacgTTGCTAATGGAACAATG GTTGAGGTGAGGGCTTGGCGGAGTCCAACAGGAAACGAGAATGAATATAAAACGGTCCCCTATTTGATACCAAAGCAAACCTACGACAAATTCATGAAAAGTTACTATAATGACTTACTTTATAAGAATTTGTGCAATTGCTCAACTCTGCCAGAACCAGAAAATATTTATCCATGGAAAAATGATAACTATACCTTTAGTGGCTGCATTGTACAACCAAAAGGCTTTCCCGATATAGCCCCCCAAGGTTACTATAAGGCAAATTTCTCTGTAACTGGGGAAGTGAATTGGGGTTTTGTGGGAGTCGCTAAG